From a single Epinephelus fuscoguttatus linkage group LG18, E.fuscoguttatus.final_Chr_v1 genomic region:
- the abraxas1 gene encoding BRCA1-A complex subunit Abraxas 1 isoform X1, with translation MAEPTVRMSGIVLASLMFQHVNSDSDVEGLILGESKFEEQITISDSQADHIHIEEIYNIQKHIACHKLNHFYNSVGEVNVDAVKKLLADNKQESVIGWYRQRRNSDQQMTFREKIVHEKLKTSLSNPHMIFVLLTPSRVTAAGSTHRMEYAAFISRSRHFMNVPVSVNNLGLLEQLAYWKVSAPCSAVGYNVTMKKHSSKFFSSNGLLREVNDVNTMNDSLQTELQKACREVEESERLVETLQADVSALRRKLGEKKKQSAAGKAADDYRPEQKNNLRLHDAVRALFAGSPLFHTQTVTLEAFPVPNNCCSSEQDEEEEEDVSTTTLKHSDTTNSQETLSPPQPGRTNCRKRLREMAPAGRESKRRKSKS, from the exons ATGGCGGAGCCGACTGTGCGTATGTCTGGGATTGTTTTAGCGTCTCTCATGTTCCAGCATGTCAACAGCGATTCCGACGTG GAGGGTCTGATCCTCGGAGAGAGTAAATTTGAGGAGCAGATCACCATCAGCGACTCTCAGGCCGATCACATTCACATTGAGGAAATCTACA aCATCCAGAAGCACATCGCCTGCCACAAACTCAACCA cttCTACAACAGTGTGGGAGAGGTGAACGTGGACGCTGTGAAGAAACTGCTGGCCGACAACAAGCAG GAGAGTGTGATCGGCTGGTACAGACAGCGCAGGAACTCAGACCAACAGATGACCTTCAGGGAAAAGATCGTCCACGAGAAGCTGAAGACGTCTCTGTCCAACCCTCACATGATCTTTGTGCTGCTGACGCCCAGCAGGGTGACGGCTGCAGGCTCCACCCACAGGATGGAGTACGCCGCCTTCATCTCACGCAGCAG GCACTTCATGAACGTTCCCGTGTCGGTCAACAACCTGGGTCTACTGGAGCAGCTGGCGTACTGGAAGGTGTCTGCTCCGTGCTCTGCAGTGGGTTATAACGTCACCATGAAGAAACACAG CTCTAAATTCTTCTCGTCCAACGGGCTGCTGAGGGAAGTGAACGATGTGAACACGATGAACGACTCTCTGCAGACGGAGCTGCAG AAAGCGTgcagggaggtggaggagagcgAACGTCTGGTGGAAACGCTGCAGGCTGATGTTTCGGCTCTCAGGAGGAAACTGGgtgagaagaagaagcagagtgCAGCAGGTAAAG ctgCAGACGACTATCGACCTGAACAGAAGAACAACCTGCGGCTCCACGACGCCGTCAGAGCTCTGTTCGCCGGCTCGCCTCTGTTCCACACTCAGACTGTGACCCTCGAGGCGTTTCCTGTTCccaacaactgctgcagctctgagcaggacgaagaagaagaagaagacgtcTCCACGACGACACTGAAACACTCGGACACAACAAACTCTCAGGAAACGCTCTCCCCGCCGCAGCCCGGCAGGACAAACTGTCGGAAGAGGCTGAGGGAAATGGCGCCAGCGGGGAGGGAGAGCAAACGCAGGAAGAGCAAATCTTGA
- the abraxas1 gene encoding BRCA1-A complex subunit Abraxas 1 isoform X2, producing the protein MAEPTVRMSGIVLASLMFQHVNSDSDVEGLILGESKFEEQITISDSQADHIHIEEIYNIQKHIACHKLNHFYNSVGEVNVDAVKKLLADNKQESVIGWYRQRRNSDQQMTFREKIVHEKLKTSLSNPHMIFVLLTPSRVTAAGSTHRMEYAAFISRSRHFMNVPVSVNNLGLLEQLAYWKVSAPCSAVGYNVTMKKHSSKFFSSNGLLREVNDVNTMNDSLQTELQKACREVEESERLVETLQADVSALRRKLGEKKKQSAAAADDYRPEQKNNLRLHDAVRALFAGSPLFHTQTVTLEAFPVPNNCCSSEQDEEEEEDVSTTTLKHSDTTNSQETLSPPQPGRTNCRKRLREMAPAGRESKRRKSKS; encoded by the exons ATGGCGGAGCCGACTGTGCGTATGTCTGGGATTGTTTTAGCGTCTCTCATGTTCCAGCATGTCAACAGCGATTCCGACGTG GAGGGTCTGATCCTCGGAGAGAGTAAATTTGAGGAGCAGATCACCATCAGCGACTCTCAGGCCGATCACATTCACATTGAGGAAATCTACA aCATCCAGAAGCACATCGCCTGCCACAAACTCAACCA cttCTACAACAGTGTGGGAGAGGTGAACGTGGACGCTGTGAAGAAACTGCTGGCCGACAACAAGCAG GAGAGTGTGATCGGCTGGTACAGACAGCGCAGGAACTCAGACCAACAGATGACCTTCAGGGAAAAGATCGTCCACGAGAAGCTGAAGACGTCTCTGTCCAACCCTCACATGATCTTTGTGCTGCTGACGCCCAGCAGGGTGACGGCTGCAGGCTCCACCCACAGGATGGAGTACGCCGCCTTCATCTCACGCAGCAG GCACTTCATGAACGTTCCCGTGTCGGTCAACAACCTGGGTCTACTGGAGCAGCTGGCGTACTGGAAGGTGTCTGCTCCGTGCTCTGCAGTGGGTTATAACGTCACCATGAAGAAACACAG CTCTAAATTCTTCTCGTCCAACGGGCTGCTGAGGGAAGTGAACGATGTGAACACGATGAACGACTCTCTGCAGACGGAGCTGCAG AAAGCGTgcagggaggtggaggagagcgAACGTCTGGTGGAAACGCTGCAGGCTGATGTTTCGGCTCTCAGGAGGAAACTGGgtgagaagaagaagcagagtgCAGCAG ctgCAGACGACTATCGACCTGAACAGAAGAACAACCTGCGGCTCCACGACGCCGTCAGAGCTCTGTTCGCCGGCTCGCCTCTGTTCCACACTCAGACTGTGACCCTCGAGGCGTTTCCTGTTCccaacaactgctgcagctctgagcaggacgaagaagaagaagaagacgtcTCCACGACGACACTGAAACACTCGGACACAACAAACTCTCAGGAAACGCTCTCCCCGCCGCAGCCCGGCAGGACAAACTGTCGGAAGAGGCTGAGGGAAATGGCGCCAGCGGGGAGGGAGAGCAAACGCAGGAAGAGCAAATCTTGA
- the mrps18c gene encoding 28S ribosomal protein S18c, mitochondrial — translation MLAVRGLQRLKPVLSQHGNTGLRRVSAASNVVQHKEDMLVKMENPYKEPEKGCLLCKVTVDYKNIQLLSQFVSPHTGRIYGRHITGLCGRKQKEVSKAIKKAHSMGFMSVTHKHPQFMRDPNICGVKRQD, via the exons ATGCTCGCTGTGAGAGGGTTACAGAGGCTAAAACCTGTTTTATCACAACATGGAAACACAG GTCTGAGAAGAGTCTCTGCAGCTTCAAATGTGGTCCAACACAAAGAGGACATG CTTGTTAAAATGGAAAACCCGTACAAAGAGCCAGAGAAAGGTTGCCTCCTCTGCAAAGTCACAGTGGACTACAAAAATATTCAG ctgcTGTCTCAGTTTGTCTCGCCTCACACCGGCAGGATTTACGGCCGACACATCACAG gACTGTGTGGACGGAAACAAAAGGAAGTCTCTAAAGCCATAAAGAAAGCTCACTCAATGG GTTTCATGTCGGTGACCCACAAACATCCACAGTTCATGAGGGATCCAAACATCTGTGGTGTCAAACGTCAGGATTAG